The Achromobacter deleyi genome has a window encoding:
- the fahA gene encoding fumarylacetoacetase — MNRIDASHDPGLRSWVDSANAADTDFPIQNLPFAAFSRDGEKTRIGVGIGDRILDVAALAPHLEGAARAAAHACGQPVLNPLMLLGAPARRELRLALSHALAVRAGEPEAWLRSALYPQSETRLHLPARIGGFTDFFASIDHATNAGSLFRPDAPLLPNYRHLPVAYNGRANSVRCEPDIARPRGQIRIEGDDLPAYLPSRRLDYEVELGGYVGTASRPGRPVPVGEAWDHFFGFSLLNDWSARDIQAWEYQPLGPFLAKSFATSVSPWVVTAEALAPYRGPARPRGEQAPALLPHLHDAADQEAGALDITLELHLRSARMAQEGLPPVVLSRGNAATLYWTFAQMLAHHTSNGSSLDAGDLLGSGTVSGAGRDSWGSLLEITRGGAETIRLPTGETRGFLADGDEVIITGHCERPGLARIGFGQCRGRIVAAGAQA, encoded by the coding sequence TCAGCCGGGATGGTGAAAAGACGCGCATCGGCGTCGGGATCGGCGACCGCATCCTGGATGTGGCGGCGCTTGCCCCGCATCTGGAAGGCGCCGCCAGGGCGGCGGCGCATGCTTGCGGGCAGCCCGTCCTGAATCCGCTGATGCTTCTGGGCGCGCCGGCGCGCAGGGAGCTGCGGCTCGCGCTCTCGCATGCGCTGGCGGTGCGCGCTGGCGAGCCCGAGGCCTGGCTCAGGTCCGCGCTCTACCCGCAGTCCGAGACCCGCCTTCACCTGCCGGCCCGCATCGGCGGATTCACCGATTTCTTTGCCTCGATCGACCACGCCACCAATGCCGGCAGTCTGTTTCGTCCGGACGCGCCGCTGCTGCCCAATTACCGCCACCTGCCCGTGGCCTACAACGGCCGCGCAAACAGCGTGCGCTGCGAGCCGGACATCGCCCGGCCCCGCGGCCAGATTCGGATCGAAGGCGACGACCTGCCGGCCTATCTGCCCAGCCGCAGGCTGGATTACGAAGTGGAGCTGGGCGGCTACGTGGGTACGGCCAGCCGTCCCGGCAGGCCGGTGCCCGTGGGCGAGGCCTGGGACCACTTCTTCGGTTTCTCGTTGCTGAACGACTGGTCGGCCCGCGATATCCAGGCCTGGGAATACCAGCCGCTGGGCCCTTTTCTGGCCAAGAGTTTTGCGACCAGCGTTTCACCGTGGGTCGTCACTGCCGAGGCGCTGGCGCCTTACCGGGGGCCGGCGCGTCCGCGCGGCGAGCAGGCCCCTGCCTTGCTGCCGCATCTGCATGACGCGGCGGACCAGGAAGCCGGCGCGCTGGACATCACGCTTGAATTGCACCTGCGCAGCGCGCGCATGGCGCAGGAAGGGCTGCCGCCTGTGGTGCTCTCGCGCGGCAATGCCGCCACGCTGTACTGGACCTTCGCGCAGATGCTGGCGCATCACACCAGCAACGGCAGCAGCCTGGACGCCGGCGATCTGCTGGGGTCGGGCACGGTGTCGGGGGCCGGCCGCGACAGCTGGGGCAGCCTGCTGGAAATCACGCGGGGCGGCGCCGAAACGATCCGCCTGCCCACGGGCGAGACGCGCGGCTTCCTGGCCGATGGGGACGAGGTCATCATCACAGGACACTGCGAGCGGCCGGGCCTGGCGCGGATCGGCTTCGGGCAATGCCGCGGCCGGATCGTGGCGGCGGGAGCGCAAGCATGA
- a CDS encoding NIPSNAP family protein, translating to MIIEQRTYTTHPGKWRDYLALYQAEGLAVQQRILGRMAGYYYSEAGALNQIVHLWAYQDLNERAERRAALAADAQWQSYVRKMLPLLQTQESKLLVPAPFFTPQWQA from the coding sequence ATGATTATTGAACAGCGCACCTATACCACCCACCCCGGCAAGTGGCGCGACTACCTTGCGCTGTACCAGGCCGAAGGCCTGGCGGTGCAGCAGCGCATCCTGGGGCGCATGGCCGGCTACTACTACAGCGAGGCCGGCGCGCTGAATCAGATTGTCCATCTGTGGGCCTACCAGGATCTGAACGAAAGGGCGGAGCGCCGCGCCGCCCTGGCCGCCGATGCGCAATGGCAATCGTACGTACGCAAGATGCTGCCGCTGCTGCAGACGCAGGAGTCCAAGCTGCTGGTGCCCGCGCCGTTCTTCACGCCTCAATGGCAAGCCTGA
- the hmgA gene encoding homogentisate 1,2-dioxygenase has translation MTVAVQDTLQYQSGFGNRFESEAVAGALPTGRNSPQQAPHGLYAELLSGAAFTAPREHNLRTWMYRIRPAAMHGRFAEVAVPHWQTGPFNDAPTPANRLRWNPWDMPETPVDFIDGVRTVAGNGDAHAQVGVATHVYAANQSMHRRYLMNSDGEMLLVPQQGALRLHTELGRLDVAPGELGLVPRGMRFRVELLDGQARGYICENYGSPFRLPELGPIGSNGLANARDFLTPVAAYEEDDAPVMVANKFLGRFWQAEQAHSPLDVVAWHGNLVPYKYDLARFMAVGSISFDHPDPSIYTVLTSGTDTPGVANCDFVIFPPRWLVAEDTFRPPWFHRNVMSELMGLVQGVYDAKAEGFVPGGVSLHNCMLAHGPDAATFEKASQAALAPHKVKDTLAFMFESRHVFRPTAQALAAPNLQPDYDSVWAGFNRHFERR, from the coding sequence ATGACTGTTGCCGTCCAAGACACCTTGCAGTACCAGAGCGGATTCGGAAACCGGTTCGAGTCCGAAGCCGTGGCCGGGGCCCTGCCCACAGGCCGGAATTCCCCGCAGCAGGCGCCGCACGGGCTGTATGCGGAACTGCTTTCGGGCGCGGCCTTCACCGCGCCGCGCGAACATAATCTGCGCACCTGGATGTATCGGATCCGCCCCGCGGCAATGCACGGCCGCTTTGCGGAAGTGGCGGTCCCGCATTGGCAGACCGGGCCCTTCAACGATGCGCCCACGCCCGCCAACCGGCTGCGCTGGAATCCCTGGGACATGCCGGAGACACCGGTGGACTTCATCGACGGCGTGCGGACGGTGGCCGGCAACGGCGACGCGCATGCGCAAGTCGGCGTCGCCACGCATGTCTATGCCGCCAATCAATCCATGCACCGCCGCTACCTGATGAATTCGGACGGCGAAATGCTGCTGGTGCCCCAGCAAGGCGCCTTGCGGCTGCATACGGAACTGGGCAGGCTGGATGTGGCGCCCGGCGAGCTGGGACTGGTGCCCCGGGGCATGCGCTTCAGGGTGGAACTGCTGGACGGGCAGGCGCGCGGCTATATCTGCGAAAACTATGGCAGCCCCTTCCGCCTGCCGGAACTGGGCCCGATCGGCTCGAACGGCCTGGCCAACGCGCGCGATTTCCTGACGCCCGTCGCGGCCTATGAGGAAGACGATGCCCCGGTCATGGTGGCCAACAAGTTCCTGGGCCGGTTCTGGCAGGCCGAACAAGCCCATTCGCCGCTGGACGTGGTCGCCTGGCATGGCAATCTGGTGCCCTACAAGTACGATCTTGCGCGGTTCATGGCGGTGGGCAGCATCAGCTTCGATCATCCAGATCCGTCCATCTACACGGTGCTGACGTCCGGCACCGACACGCCCGGCGTGGCCAACTGCGATTTCGTCATCTTCCCGCCGCGCTGGCTGGTGGCGGAGGACACCTTCCGTCCGCCCTGGTTCCATCGCAACGTCATGAGCGAACTGATGGGGCTGGTGCAAGGCGTGTACGACGCCAAGGCCGAGGGCTTCGTCCCCGGCGGCGTGAGCCTGCACAACTGCATGCTGGCGCACGGCCCCGATGCCGCGACCTTCGAGAAGGCCAGCCAGGCGGCGCTGGCGCCGCACAAGGTGAAGGACACGCTGGCCTTCATGTTCGAGAGCCGCCACGTTTTCCGGCCGACTGCGCAGGCGCTGGCGGCCCCCAATCTCCAGCCCGACTATGACAGTGTCTGGGCTGGCTTCAACCGCCATTTCGAGCGGCGCTAG
- a CDS encoding tripartite tricarboxylate transporter substrate binding protein → MINIRRRQLMQLGLGLAGGAILPAAHGQSEYPAKPLRLIHGFGAGGNADVVSRLMARQLAQSLGQPVVVEIKSGAGGRIASDSVAKARPDGYTLVMLTGAHTVSAAMTRELPYDPVKDFSFLSTVSSFPFVIAVRADHPAKTLADLLALAASEPGRVTFTSVGVGSTQHMTGELLGAAANVKLLHVPYRGGGAPVEAVIAGDVDILSDTLTVAGPQIKAGRLRALAVTSAQAWPGAPGVSTVAQTLPGFEVRSWLGLAAPGGLPDAIVDRLNAAIAQALQAPEVQQTLAALGSESAPGSSRQMRALVETEVARWRGLVQETGLSPV, encoded by the coding sequence ATGATCAACATCAGACGCCGCCAGCTCATGCAGCTGGGCCTGGGCCTGGCGGGCGGGGCGATCCTGCCCGCGGCCCATGGCCAGTCCGAGTATCCCGCCAAGCCCTTGCGGCTGATCCATGGCTTTGGCGCCGGAGGCAACGCCGACGTCGTGTCGCGACTGATGGCCAGGCAGCTGGCGCAATCGCTGGGCCAGCCGGTGGTGGTGGAAATCAAGAGTGGAGCGGGCGGACGCATCGCCAGCGACTCGGTCGCCAAGGCCCGGCCGGACGGCTACACGCTGGTCATGCTGACCGGCGCGCATACGGTGTCCGCCGCAATGACGCGTGAGCTGCCCTATGACCCGGTCAAGGACTTCAGCTTCCTGTCGACGGTCTCGTCCTTTCCCTTCGTCATCGCGGTGCGGGCGGACCATCCCGCCAAGACACTGGCCGATCTGCTGGCCCTGGCCGCAAGCGAACCCGGACGCGTCACGTTCACCTCGGTGGGCGTGGGGTCGACCCAGCACATGACGGGCGAGCTTCTGGGAGCCGCCGCCAACGTAAAGCTGCTGCACGTTCCCTATCGGGGCGGCGGCGCGCCGGTGGAAGCGGTGATCGCGGGCGACGTGGATATTCTGTCCGACACCTTGACGGTCGCCGGTCCGCAGATCAAGGCGGGGCGGCTGCGCGCCCTTGCGGTGACCAGCGCCCAGGCGTGGCCCGGCGCGCCTGGCGTCTCCACGGTGGCGCAGACGCTGCCGGGCTTCGAGGTGCGCTCATGGCTGGGCCTGGCGGCGCCGGGCGGATTGCCGGACGCCATCGTGGACCGCCTGAATGCCGCGATCGCTCAAGCCTTGCAGGCGCCGGAGGTGCAGCAGACCCTCGCCGCGCTGGGCAGCGAGTCCGCTCCAGGCAGCTCCCGCCAGATGCGGGCGCTGGTGGAGACCGAAGTCGCGCGCTGGCGCGGGCTGGTGCAGGAAACGGGCTTGTCGCCGGTGTGA
- the amaB gene encoding L-piperidine-6-carboxylate dehydrogenase: MDTPQDILRNLGLNPSSLTGGTLIARSPIDGAELARLHEHTVAQAHSAITRARQASLAWRDVPAPRRGELIRLLGETLRQHKRELGRLVSLEAGKILAEGEGEVQEMIDICDFAVGLSRQLYGLTIASERPGHRMMETWHPLGVVGVISAFNFPVAVWSWNAALALVCGNAVVWKPSEKTPLTALACQALFAQAAQRFGDAPAGLSEVLIGGREVGEALVDSHSVALVSATGSTRMGRQVGPRVAQRFGRVLLELGGNNAIIVGPTADLDMAARGIVFGAIGTAGQRCTTTRRLIVHESVADELVQRLHKAYASAPIGNPLDEGKLVGPLIDRVSFDAMQAALTAAREQGGKVTGGERVLADQYPDAWYVRPAIAEMPGQTDVVCHETFAPILYVMRYKEFGDALTMQNGVPQGLSSAIFTNDLREAETFLSAAGSDCGIANVNIGTSGAEIGGAFGGEKETGGGRESGSDSWRNYMRRATNTINYSRQLPLAQGIKFGE, encoded by the coding sequence ATGGACACCCCCCAAGACATCCTGCGCAATCTCGGACTGAATCCGAGCTCGCTTACCGGCGGCACGCTGATCGCGCGCAGCCCGATCGATGGCGCCGAACTGGCCCGGTTGCACGAGCACACGGTCGCCCAGGCCCATTCGGCCATCACCCGCGCGCGCCAGGCCAGCCTGGCATGGCGCGACGTTCCGGCGCCGCGCCGGGGGGAACTGATCCGCTTGTTGGGCGAGACGCTGCGCCAGCACAAACGCGAGCTGGGCCGCCTGGTCAGCCTGGAAGCCGGCAAGATCCTGGCCGAGGGCGAAGGCGAAGTTCAGGAAATGATCGACATCTGCGACTTCGCCGTGGGCCTGTCGCGCCAGTTGTACGGCCTGACCATCGCCTCCGAGCGTCCCGGCCACCGCATGATGGAAACCTGGCACCCGCTGGGCGTGGTGGGCGTCATCAGCGCGTTCAACTTCCCGGTCGCCGTCTGGTCGTGGAATGCCGCGCTGGCGCTTGTGTGCGGCAACGCCGTGGTCTGGAAGCCGTCGGAAAAGACCCCGCTGACCGCCCTGGCCTGCCAGGCGCTGTTCGCCCAGGCGGCGCAGCGCTTCGGCGACGCCCCCGCCGGCCTGTCCGAAGTCCTGATCGGCGGCCGCGAGGTCGGCGAAGCCCTGGTGGATTCGCATTCGGTGGCGCTGGTGTCGGCCACCGGCTCGACCCGCATGGGCCGCCAGGTGGGTCCGCGCGTGGCGCAGCGCTTCGGCCGCGTGCTGCTGGAGCTGGGCGGCAACAACGCCATCATCGTCGGCCCCACGGCCGACCTGGACATGGCCGCGCGCGGCATCGTGTTCGGAGCCATCGGCACGGCCGGCCAGCGCTGCACCACCACGCGCCGCCTGATCGTGCACGAAAGCGTGGCCGACGAACTGGTCCAGCGCCTGCACAAGGCCTATGCCAGCGCCCCCATCGGCAATCCGCTGGACGAAGGCAAGCTGGTCGGTCCGCTGATCGACCGCGTGTCCTTCGATGCGATGCAGGCCGCGCTGACGGCCGCCAGGGAACAAGGCGGCAAGGTGACGGGCGGCGAGCGCGTGCTGGCCGACCAGTATCCGGACGCCTGGTACGTGCGCCCGGCGATCGCCGAGATGCCCGGCCAGACCGACGTGGTCTGCCACGAAACCTTCGCGCCCATCCTGTACGTGATGCGCTACAAGGAATTCGGCGACGCGCTGACCATGCAGAACGGCGTGCCGCAAGGCCTGTCTTCCGCCATCTTCACCAATGACCTGCGCGAAGCCGAGACCTTCCTGTCGGCGGCCGGTTCGGACTGCGGCATCGCCAACGTGAACATCGGCACCTCCGGCGCCGAGATCGGCGGCGCGTTCGGCGGCGAAAAGGAAACCGGCGGCGGACGCGAGTCGGGTTCGGATTCGTGGCGCAACTACATGCGCCGCGCCACCAACACCATCAACTACTCGCGCCAGCTGCCGCTGGCCCAGGGCATCAAGTTCGGCGAATAA
- a CDS encoding amino acid ABC transporter ATP-binding protein yields MAEPLLVVQAVTKTYQRDGQPPHLALDGIDCQLDRGEVMVVVGPSGSGKSTLLRTLNGLETIDSGTIRVSGVSLTDPATDVNHWRTEVGMVFQHFNLFQHRTALDNVALPQRVVRGRGRADAERYARELLGRVGMAEYGDRYPSQLSGGQQQRVAIARALAMDPKLMLFDEATSALDPETVGGILELMRALARDGMTMAVVTHEMGFARDVGDRALFMDAGRIVEMGTPDEVFGHPKEARTRAFLEKIL; encoded by the coding sequence GTGGCGGAACCGTTGCTCGTTGTCCAGGCAGTCACCAAGACCTATCAGCGCGACGGGCAACCCCCGCATCTGGCGCTGGACGGCATTGATTGCCAGCTGGACCGCGGCGAAGTCATGGTCGTGGTCGGGCCGTCCGGCTCGGGCAAGAGCACCTTGCTGCGCACGCTGAACGGCCTGGAGACCATCGACAGCGGCACGATCCGCGTGAGCGGCGTGTCGCTCACGGATCCGGCCACCGACGTCAACCACTGGCGCACCGAGGTCGGCATGGTGTTCCAGCACTTCAACCTGTTCCAACACCGTACTGCGCTGGACAACGTGGCGCTACCCCAGCGCGTGGTGCGCGGCCGCGGCCGCGCCGACGCCGAGCGCTACGCCCGCGAACTGCTCGGCCGGGTCGGCATGGCCGAATACGGCGACCGCTACCCCAGCCAGCTGTCGGGCGGGCAGCAGCAGCGCGTGGCGATCGCCCGCGCGCTCGCCATGGACCCCAAGCTCATGCTGTTCGACGAGGCCACCTCGGCGCTCGACCCCGAAACCGTGGGCGGCATTCTTGAACTGATGCGCGCCCTGGCGCGAGACGGCATGACCATGGCGGTGGTGACCCACGAAATGGGATTCGCCCGCGACGTGGGCGACCGGGCGCTTTTCATGGACGCCGGCCGCATCGTGGAAATGGGCACGCCGGACGAGGTATTCGGCCATCCCAAGGAAGCGCGCACCCGCGCCTTCCTGGAAAAGATTCTGTAG
- a CDS encoding ABC transporter substrate-binding protein: protein MLKIKQWLGVAGVALAAATVALPAQADELGDIIKRGELRVAVQTSGPLMSFMDKTGKRTGLAVEVAQRMADDLGVKLVLQDYEWKGLLPALLSGKADMVAADMTPTPQRAAQVLFSAPMFYADTVAVVPKDSPYKSFQELDKAGVNVGVLGASTYAEVGKKMLPKATMKEFSGGSAPVGQALSSGRLDAGIMSLSTANQFLVDFGNLRVLDGVMVREPLAFAVGPNAFRLKFWLDNWQTLKTADNTLPEQVKYWYSTDWKKDH, encoded by the coding sequence ATGCTGAAAATCAAACAATGGCTGGGTGTGGCCGGCGTCGCCCTGGCGGCCGCCACCGTGGCCCTGCCGGCACAGGCGGACGAACTCGGAGACATCATCAAGCGCGGCGAACTCCGGGTGGCGGTGCAGACCTCCGGCCCGCTGATGAGCTTCATGGACAAGACGGGCAAGCGCACCGGGCTGGCCGTGGAAGTGGCCCAGCGCATGGCCGACGACCTGGGCGTGAAACTCGTGCTGCAGGACTATGAATGGAAGGGCCTGCTTCCGGCGCTGCTGTCCGGCAAGGCCGACATGGTGGCCGCCGACATGACGCCCACGCCGCAGCGCGCCGCGCAGGTGCTGTTCTCGGCGCCGATGTTCTACGCCGACACCGTCGCCGTGGTGCCCAAGGACTCGCCGTACAAGTCCTTCCAGGAGCTGGACAAGGCCGGCGTCAATGTCGGCGTGCTGGGCGCCAGCACCTACGCGGAAGTGGGCAAGAAGATGCTGCCCAAGGCCACGATGAAGGAATTCTCGGGCGGCAGCGCCCCGGTCGGCCAGGCGCTTTCCAGCGGCCGCCTGGACGCCGGCATCATGTCGCTCTCCACCGCCAACCAGTTCCTGGTCGACTTCGGCAACCTGCGCGTGCTGGACGGCGTCATGGTGCGCGAGCCCCTGGCGTTCGCCGTCGGCCCCAACGCCTTCCGCCTGAAGTTCTGGCTGGACAACTGGCAGACGCTGAAGACGGCGGACAACACGCTGCCGGAACAGGTGAAGTACTGGTATTCCACCGATTGGAAAAAAGACCACTGA
- a CDS encoding amino acid ABC transporter permease, whose amino-acid sequence MDWLIDFYNWRIVSQYTGQFATGLANTLIAAGASLVLSVLAGIPLALAHMSSRALVWRPVAAYVQFIRSTPLLVQIYLVYYAVPMLVPGAKGWSEMLLGIMAMTLHHAAYMSEIIRVGIESVPRGQVEGAKACGMNYHQRLRYVVLPQAFVNTLPPLLGQTAVLIKDTSLLSLITVFELVAAGVQMNSDRIVPNESFLTIAAGYLLIYGVMLLLSRGVSLWLAGPAWNAR is encoded by the coding sequence ATGGACTGGTTGATCGACTTCTATAACTGGCGCATTGTCAGCCAGTACACGGGCCAATTCGCCACGGGCCTGGCCAATACCCTCATCGCGGCGGGCGCAAGCCTCGTGCTGTCGGTGTTGGCCGGCATTCCGCTGGCGCTTGCCCATATGTCGTCGCGCGCGCTGGTGTGGCGCCCGGTGGCGGCCTATGTGCAATTCATCCGTTCCACCCCCTTGCTGGTGCAGATCTACCTGGTCTACTACGCCGTGCCCATGCTGGTCCCGGGCGCCAAGGGCTGGAGCGAGATGCTGCTGGGCATCATGGCCATGACGCTGCACCACGCCGCCTACATGAGCGAGATCATCCGGGTCGGCATCGAATCCGTGCCGCGCGGCCAGGTCGAAGGCGCCAAGGCTTGCGGCATGAACTACCACCAGCGCCTGCGCTATGTCGTGCTGCCGCAGGCCTTCGTCAATACGCTGCCGCCCCTGCTGGGCCAGACCGCCGTGCTGATCAAGGACACCTCGCTGCTGTCGCTGATCACGGTGTTTGAACTGGTCGCGGCCGGCGTGCAGATGAACAGCGACCGCATCGTGCCAAATGAAAGCTTCCTGACCATCGCCGCGGGCTATCTGCTGATCTACGGCGTCATGCTGTTGTTGTCCCGGGGCGTGAGCCTGTGGCTGGCGGGTCCGGCCTGGAACGCGAGGTAA
- a CDS encoding amino acid ABC transporter permease produces MLDSYLSTAGVVLPFLLKGFWETLKISFVAIIAGSLLGFVIGVIRSYRIRGLHQVLGLYIHILRGTPFLVQLYIFYFVLPSSGIELLHWDSGTAAFVSLSVYTSCYVAEIVMGAIQAVPRGQTEGAMTLGLRPLQILRLVILPQAMRLIVQPMSGVYVMLIKSTAILSVVGITELTRQGEVFIITFPAKSLFIYGMIAAIYFIYCYPLLRLANWLEKRLTGGLQGASLH; encoded by the coding sequence ATGCTGGATTCCTATCTTTCCACCGCCGGCGTCGTGCTGCCCTTCCTGCTGAAGGGCTTCTGGGAAACGCTGAAGATCTCCTTCGTGGCCATCATCGCGGGCTCCTTGCTGGGCTTCGTGATCGGCGTGATCCGCAGCTACCGCATCCGCGGCCTGCACCAGGTGCTGGGCCTGTACATCCATATCCTGCGCGGCACGCCCTTCCTGGTGCAGCTCTATATCTTCTACTTCGTGCTGCCCAGCTCCGGCATCGAGCTGCTGCACTGGGACTCCGGCACGGCGGCCTTCGTGTCGCTGTCGGTCTACACGTCCTGCTATGTCGCCGAGATCGTCATGGGCGCCATCCAGGCCGTGCCGCGCGGCCAGACGGAAGGGGCGATGACGCTGGGCCTGCGGCCCTTGCAGATCTTGCGGCTGGTCATCCTGCCGCAGGCCATGCGCCTGATCGTGCAGCCCATGAGCGGCGTCTACGTCATGCTGATCAAGAGCACGGCCATCCTGTCGGTGGTCGGCATCACGGAACTGACGCGGCAGGGCGAGGTGTTCATCATCACCTTCCCGGCCAAATCGCTGTTCATCTACGGCATGATCGCCGCCATCTACTTCATCTACTGCTACCCGCTCCTGCGCCTGGCCAACTGGCTGGAGAAGCGCCTGACCGGGGGCCTGCAGGGCGCAAGCCTACACTGA
- a CDS encoding NAD(P)/FAD-dependent oxidoreductase, whose protein sequence is MVSEYIDTYYKRTLADSETYYPPLAGAASADVCVVGAGLAGLSTALELARRGRNVVLLEGRRIAWGASGRNGGSVSPAFSAGADAIRKHVDEDHYRQLYRLSMEGVEIIRDNIRDLRIADAHQVDGRLRVVRYEATDALRQWCDSQQRDFGRDVRLLTRSQVREKLVSDVYFQGVEDPSSFHFHPLNYARALARECVRLGVRIHEDSPVVQATLEGAVKHLKTGQGQIDAGTVVLATGGYTGDVVPALRRAMLPIATYIMLTEPLGERVLEAIRTTAAIGDDRRAGNYYRVLDGGRIGWGSRITTRVDDPPDLAESLRRELLSVYPQLQGLRVETAWSGRMAYARHLMPQIGRLAPDVWYCTAFGGHGMNTTSIGGRVVAEGITGDTQRYKLFEPFGLAWNGGGLGTAAVQLTYWSYQARDWWREHQSRA, encoded by the coding sequence ATGGTCTCCGAGTACATCGACACCTACTACAAGCGCACTCTCGCCGACAGTGAAACCTACTACCCGCCGCTGGCGGGCGCGGCCAGCGCCGACGTCTGCGTGGTGGGGGCCGGCCTGGCGGGCCTGTCCACCGCGCTGGAACTCGCGCGCCGGGGGCGCAATGTCGTCTTGCTGGAAGGGCGGCGCATCGCCTGGGGCGCCTCGGGCCGCAATGGCGGCTCGGTGTCGCCGGCATTTTCCGCGGGCGCCGACGCCATCAGGAAACATGTAGACGAAGACCACTACCGCCAGCTCTATCGGCTGTCGATGGAGGGCGTGGAGATCATCCGCGACAACATCCGCGACCTGCGCATCGCCGATGCGCACCAGGTGGATGGGCGGCTGAGGGTCGTCCGCTACGAGGCGACCGACGCGCTGCGCCAGTGGTGCGACAGCCAGCAGCGCGATTTCGGCCGCGACGTCCGCCTCCTGACCCGCAGCCAGGTCCGCGAGAAGCTGGTGTCGGACGTTTATTTCCAGGGCGTCGAGGATCCGTCGTCCTTCCATTTCCATCCGCTGAACTACGCGCGGGCGCTGGCTCGCGAGTGCGTCCGGCTGGGCGTGCGCATCCACGAAGACTCTCCCGTCGTGCAAGCCACGCTGGAAGGCGCGGTCAAGCACCTGAAGACCGGGCAGGGTCAGATCGACGCGGGCACCGTGGTGCTTGCCACCGGCGGCTATACCGGCGATGTCGTGCCCGCGCTGCGCCGCGCGATGTTGCCCATCGCCACCTACATCATGCTGACCGAACCCCTGGGCGAGCGAGTGCTGGAAGCCATCCGCACCACCGCCGCCATCGGCGACGACCGGCGCGCCGGCAACTATTATCGTGTCCTCGATGGCGGTCGTATCGGCTGGGGCAGTAGAATCACCACCCGTGTCGATGACCCGCCCGATCTGGCCGAGTCCCTGCGCCGTGAATTGCTCTCCGTTTATCCCCAATTGCAGGGGCTGCGCGTGGAGACGGCATGGTCGGGACGCATGGCCTACGCGCGGCATCTGATGCCGCAGATCGGCCGGCTGGCGCCCGATGTCTGGTATTGCACGGCGTTCGGCGGGCATGGCATGAACACCACCTCCATCGGCGGACGCGTCGTGGCCGAAGGGATCACGGGCGACACCCAGCGCTACAAGCTGTTCGAACCTTTCGGGCTGGCCTGGAACGGTGGCGGCTTGGGCACGGCGGCGGTTCAACTGACTTATTGGTCTTACCAGGCGCGCGATTGGTGGCGGGAGCATCAATCGCGGGCATGA
- a CDS encoding helix-turn-helix domain-containing protein, whose product MQGNKQSALAQRLRALRQAREWTLKQAAAATGVSASTLSKIENSLLSPTYDNLIKIAAGLDLDVAELFTASDAHMGTGRRSLSRQGEGRQYETPYYDHRLLCTALSHKRMMPFHTRVKARSFDEFQDWSRHGGEEFVYVLEGEVQLYTEFYEPARLKAGESFYIDSRMGHRVISLSPEDAVVLWVSTHTDIGEE is encoded by the coding sequence ATGCAAGGCAACAAACAGAGCGCATTGGCACAACGGCTGCGAGCCTTGCGCCAGGCGCGCGAATGGACTCTGAAGCAGGCGGCCGCGGCCACCGGCGTGTCCGCATCCACCTTGTCAAAAATCGAAAACAGCCTGCTGTCTCCCACCTATGACAACCTGATCAAGATCGCGGCGGGGCTGGACCTGGACGTGGCCGAGCTCTTCACCGCGTCCGACGCCCACATGGGTACCGGCCGCCGCAGCCTGAGCCGCCAGGGAGAAGGGCGCCAGTACGAAACCCCGTACTACGACCACCGGCTGCTGTGCACCGCGCTGTCGCACAAGCGCATGATGCCGTTCCACACCCGCGTCAAGGCGCGTTCCTTTGACGAATTCCAGGACTGGAGCCGCCACGGCGGCGAGGAATTCGTCTATGTGCTGGAAGGCGAGGTCCAGCTCTACACCGAGTTCTACGAACCCGCCCGCTTGAAGGCCGGCGAAAGCTTCTATATAGACAGCCGCATGGGGCACCGGGTGATCAGCCTGAGCCCGGAAGACGCGGTGGTGCTATGGGTGTCCACGCACACCGATATCGGCGAAGAATAG